In the Carboxydothermus hydrogenoformans Z-2901 genome, one interval contains:
- the hisF gene encoding imidazole glycerol phosphate synthase subunit HisF produces the protein MLTVRIIPCLDVNKGRVVKGVNFLNLVDAGDPVELAAFYDREGADEVVFLDITASFEGRQTMVEVAKRTATTLSIPFTIGGGIRNIDDIRALLASGADKVSINSAAVKNPELVREAALKFGSQCIVVAIDAKRKKDGGFEVYIHGGRTPTGIDAVEWAKEVERLGAGEILLTSMDRDGTKDGYDLELTREIADAVKIPVIASGGVGELSHFYEGVVLGHASALLAASVFHFGKFTIKEVKRYLKERGIPVRLGDTENGT, from the coding sequence ATGTTAACGGTGCGGATAATTCCCTGCCTGGATGTGAATAAAGGGCGGGTGGTAAAAGGGGTAAATTTCTTAAACCTTGTGGATGCCGGAGACCCGGTTGAGCTTGCCGCTTTTTACGACCGGGAAGGTGCCGATGAGGTGGTATTTTTGGATATTACTGCTTCCTTTGAGGGGCGACAAACCATGGTGGAAGTGGCCAAGCGGACGGCTACAACCCTTTCCATCCCCTTTACCATTGGCGGAGGTATAAGAAATATTGATGATATCCGAGCCCTTTTGGCTTCCGGGGCGGATAAAGTATCGATTAATTCGGCGGCGGTAAAAAATCCCGAACTTGTCCGGGAAGCGGCTTTAAAGTTTGGCAGCCAGTGTATTGTGGTGGCTATCGATGCCAAAAGAAAAAAAGATGGTGGCTTTGAAGTTTATATCCACGGTGGGCGTACTCCCACCGGAATAGATGCGGTAGAATGGGCTAAGGAAGTGGAGAGACTCGGGGCCGGAGAAATCTTACTTACCAGTATGGATAGAGATGGAACGAAAGATGGCTATGACCTCGAACTTACCCGGGAAATTGCCGATGCGGTGAAAATTCCGGTAATTGCCTCGGGGGGTGTGGGAGAGCTTTCCCATTTTTACGAAGGAGTGGTTTTGGGGCACGCTTCGGCTCTTTTGGCAGCTTCGGTGTTTCACTTTGGTAAATTTACCATTAAAGAAGTAAAGAGGTACTTAAAAGAGCGGGGGATACCGGTCCGATTGGGGGATACCGAAAATGGAACTTAA